A window of Apium graveolens cultivar Ventura chromosome 8, ASM990537v1, whole genome shotgun sequence contains these coding sequences:
- the LOC141678077 gene encoding F-box/FBD/LRR-repeat protein At4g26340-like isoform X1 — translation MVVMDFGLHNSITKRQRFLGDISGFNEDRISNLPDGVLSLVLSFLPTKSAVGTTILSKRWNYLWTSVKNLDFDSSSVVYRSSYVSYDEFLNSFVKFVERVLFFHDGRSVDKFCLSSSSGVCAIQFYTWVSAVVPCHLKELEVNSPRIRHTDMLSTKFWQVDMPWSLFTCKTLTTLKLSGGSVLNLPTRVCLPVLKILHLSSVIYVDDASIQKLISGCPVLEDLDIERHEWDGVRVINITSPTLKRFSMQFFLYGYIERCSYKISVSAPSLVYLKLADNMAVEYSLYDMPSLVEAQIGIYNDDSSRSLELLEEVTHVRVLQLSGKILEFIESDEDYEIPMFHNVARLELGANKQAGWDLLAELLESTPNLEVLVFPRGLVKRRSGKKPYFEFGWYTPESVPGCLVFSLETIIIHEFFGKKCEMDLVEYLLANAKVLKKMTIHFLYFKQQESCQRKLMHCRRGSPACNLELILKDGF, via the exons ATGG TAGTCATGGATTTTGGCTTGCATAATTCTATCACTAAAAGGCAGAGGTTTTTGGGGGATATTAGTGGCTTCAATGAAGATAGGATTAGTAATCTACCTGATGGTGTACTTTCTCTCGTACTTTCCTTCTTACCAACGAAGTCTGCTGTCGGAACTACTATTTTGTCGAAAAGATGGAACTATCTTTGGACTTCCGTCAAGAATCTTGATTTCGATTCATCATCAGTCGTTTATCGCAGCTCATATGTAAGTTATGATGAATTTTTAAATTCCTTTGTGAAATTCGTTGAACGGGTACTGTTTTTCCATGATGGAAGGTCTGTTGATAAATTTTGTCTTTCATCAAGTTCCGGAGTTTGTGCTATTCAGTTTTATACATGGGTATCTGCTGTGGTACCATGTCACCTGAAAGAGCTTGAAGTTAATTCACCACGAATTCGCCACACAGACATGCTTTCAACGAAATTTTGGCAAGTCGATATGCCTTGGAGTCTTTTTACATGCAAGACATTAACCACTTTGAAGTTAAGTGGGGGTTCTGTACTAAATCTTCCAACTCGCGTATGCCTTCCAGTACTTAAGATCCTCCATCTCAGTTCTGTTATATATGTGGATGATGCCTCTATACAAAAGCTAATCTCTGGTTGCCCTGTACTTGAGGATCTGGATATAGAGAGACATGAATGGGATGGTGTCCGGGTCATTAATATAACTTCTCCAACTTTGAAAAGATTTTCCATGCAGTTCTTTCTGTATGGTTATATCGAAAGATGTTCATACAAGATCTCTGTCAGTGCCCCTAGTCTTGTGTATCTGAAATTGGCTGATAACATGGCTGTGGAGTACTCTTTGTATGACATGCCCTCTCTGGTAGAAGCGCAAATTGGTATTTATAATGATGACTCTTCTCGTTCACTTGAGCTTCTTGAAGAAGTAACTCATGTAAGAGTATTACAGTTGTCTGGAAAGATTTTGGAG TTCATTGAATCTGATGAAGATTATGAAATACCCATGTTTCACAATGTTGCTCGTTTAGAGTTGGGGGCTAACAAGCAAGCTGGATGGGATTTACTAGCTGAATTACTTGAAAGTACGCCAAATTTAGAAGTTCTCGTCTTTCCAAGG GGACTAGTGAAACGTAGAAGTGGCAAAAAGCCATACTTTGAATTTGGATGGTATACACCGGAAAGTGTGCCTGGTTGTTTGGTATTCTCCCTGGAGACCATTATAATTCATGAATTTTTCGGGAAGAAGTGTGAGATGGATTTGGTGGAGTATTTGCTGGCAAATGCGAAAGTTCTAAAAAAGATGACCATTCATTTTCTATACTTTAAGCAACAGGAGTCATGCCAAAGGAAGTTGATGCATTGTAGGAGGGGATCGCCTGCTTGTAATCTGGAACTCATATTAAAAGATGGTTTTTAG
- the LOC141678077 gene encoding F-box/FBD/LRR-repeat protein At4g26340-like isoform X2, whose amino-acid sequence MDFGLHNSITKRQRFLGDISGFNEDRISNLPDGVLSLVLSFLPTKSAVGTTILSKRWNYLWTSVKNLDFDSSSVVYRSSYVSYDEFLNSFVKFVERVLFFHDGRSVDKFCLSSSSGVCAIQFYTWVSAVVPCHLKELEVNSPRIRHTDMLSTKFWQVDMPWSLFTCKTLTTLKLSGGSVLNLPTRVCLPVLKILHLSSVIYVDDASIQKLISGCPVLEDLDIERHEWDGVRVINITSPTLKRFSMQFFLYGYIERCSYKISVSAPSLVYLKLADNMAVEYSLYDMPSLVEAQIGIYNDDSSRSLELLEEVTHVRVLQLSGKILEFIESDEDYEIPMFHNVARLELGANKQAGWDLLAELLESTPNLEVLVFPRGLVKRRSGKKPYFEFGWYTPESVPGCLVFSLETIIIHEFFGKKCEMDLVEYLLANAKVLKKMTIHFLYFKQQESCQRKLMHCRRGSPACNLELILKDGF is encoded by the exons ATGGATTTTGGCTTGCATAATTCTATCACTAAAAGGCAGAGGTTTTTGGGGGATATTAGTGGCTTCAATGAAGATAGGATTAGTAATCTACCTGATGGTGTACTTTCTCTCGTACTTTCCTTCTTACCAACGAAGTCTGCTGTCGGAACTACTATTTTGTCGAAAAGATGGAACTATCTTTGGACTTCCGTCAAGAATCTTGATTTCGATTCATCATCAGTCGTTTATCGCAGCTCATATGTAAGTTATGATGAATTTTTAAATTCCTTTGTGAAATTCGTTGAACGGGTACTGTTTTTCCATGATGGAAGGTCTGTTGATAAATTTTGTCTTTCATCAAGTTCCGGAGTTTGTGCTATTCAGTTTTATACATGGGTATCTGCTGTGGTACCATGTCACCTGAAAGAGCTTGAAGTTAATTCACCACGAATTCGCCACACAGACATGCTTTCAACGAAATTTTGGCAAGTCGATATGCCTTGGAGTCTTTTTACATGCAAGACATTAACCACTTTGAAGTTAAGTGGGGGTTCTGTACTAAATCTTCCAACTCGCGTATGCCTTCCAGTACTTAAGATCCTCCATCTCAGTTCTGTTATATATGTGGATGATGCCTCTATACAAAAGCTAATCTCTGGTTGCCCTGTACTTGAGGATCTGGATATAGAGAGACATGAATGGGATGGTGTCCGGGTCATTAATATAACTTCTCCAACTTTGAAAAGATTTTCCATGCAGTTCTTTCTGTATGGTTATATCGAAAGATGTTCATACAAGATCTCTGTCAGTGCCCCTAGTCTTGTGTATCTGAAATTGGCTGATAACATGGCTGTGGAGTACTCTTTGTATGACATGCCCTCTCTGGTAGAAGCGCAAATTGGTATTTATAATGATGACTCTTCTCGTTCACTTGAGCTTCTTGAAGAAGTAACTCATGTAAGAGTATTACAGTTGTCTGGAAAGATTTTGGAG TTCATTGAATCTGATGAAGATTATGAAATACCCATGTTTCACAATGTTGCTCGTTTAGAGTTGGGGGCTAACAAGCAAGCTGGATGGGATTTACTAGCTGAATTACTTGAAAGTACGCCAAATTTAGAAGTTCTCGTCTTTCCAAGG GGACTAGTGAAACGTAGAAGTGGCAAAAAGCCATACTTTGAATTTGGATGGTATACACCGGAAAGTGTGCCTGGTTGTTTGGTATTCTCCCTGGAGACCATTATAATTCATGAATTTTTCGGGAAGAAGTGTGAGATGGATTTGGTGGAGTATTTGCTGGCAAATGCGAAAGTTCTAAAAAAGATGACCATTCATTTTCTATACTTTAAGCAACAGGAGTCATGCCAAAGGAAGTTGATGCATTGTAGGAGGGGATCGCCTGCTTGTAATCTGGAACTCATATTAAAAGATGGTTTTTAG
- the LOC141678077 gene encoding F-box/FBD/LRR-repeat protein At4g26340-like isoform X3, with amino-acid sequence MVYFLSYFPSYQRSLLSELLFCRKDGTIFGLPSRILISIHHQSFIAAHISGVCAIQFYTWVSAVVPCHLKELEVNSPRIRHTDMLSTKFWQVDMPWSLFTCKTLTTLKLSGGSVLNLPTRVCLPVLKILHLSSVIYVDDASIQKLISGCPVLEDLDIERHEWDGVRVINITSPTLKRFSMQFFLYGYIERCSYKISVSAPSLVYLKLADNMAVEYSLYDMPSLVEAQIGIYNDDSSRSLELLEEVTHVRVLQLSGKILEFIESDEDYEIPMFHNVARLELGANKQAGWDLLAELLESTPNLEVLVFPRGLVKRRSGKKPYFEFGWYTPESVPGCLVFSLETIIIHEFFGKKCEMDLVEYLLANAKVLKKMTIHFLYFKQQESCQRKLMHCRRGSPACNLELILKDGF; translated from the exons ATGGTGTACTTTCTCTCGTACTTTCCTTCTTACCAACGAAGTCTGCTGTCGGAACTACTATTTTGTCGAAAAGATGGAACTATCTTTGGACTTCCGTCAAGAATCTTGATTTCGATTCATCATCAGTCGTTTATCGCAGCTCATAT TTCCGGAGTTTGTGCTATTCAGTTTTATACATGGGTATCTGCTGTGGTACCATGTCACCTGAAAGAGCTTGAAGTTAATTCACCACGAATTCGCCACACAGACATGCTTTCAACGAAATTTTGGCAAGTCGATATGCCTTGGAGTCTTTTTACATGCAAGACATTAACCACTTTGAAGTTAAGTGGGGGTTCTGTACTAAATCTTCCAACTCGCGTATGCCTTCCAGTACTTAAGATCCTCCATCTCAGTTCTGTTATATATGTGGATGATGCCTCTATACAAAAGCTAATCTCTGGTTGCCCTGTACTTGAGGATCTGGATATAGAGAGACATGAATGGGATGGTGTCCGGGTCATTAATATAACTTCTCCAACTTTGAAAAGATTTTCCATGCAGTTCTTTCTGTATGGTTATATCGAAAGATGTTCATACAAGATCTCTGTCAGTGCCCCTAGTCTTGTGTATCTGAAATTGGCTGATAACATGGCTGTGGAGTACTCTTTGTATGACATGCCCTCTCTGGTAGAAGCGCAAATTGGTATTTATAATGATGACTCTTCTCGTTCACTTGAGCTTCTTGAAGAAGTAACTCATGTAAGAGTATTACAGTTGTCTGGAAAGATTTTGGAG TTCATTGAATCTGATGAAGATTATGAAATACCCATGTTTCACAATGTTGCTCGTTTAGAGTTGGGGGCTAACAAGCAAGCTGGATGGGATTTACTAGCTGAATTACTTGAAAGTACGCCAAATTTAGAAGTTCTCGTCTTTCCAAGG GGACTAGTGAAACGTAGAAGTGGCAAAAAGCCATACTTTGAATTTGGATGGTATACACCGGAAAGTGTGCCTGGTTGTTTGGTATTCTCCCTGGAGACCATTATAATTCATGAATTTTTCGGGAAGAAGTGTGAGATGGATTTGGTGGAGTATTTGCTGGCAAATGCGAAAGTTCTAAAAAAGATGACCATTCATTTTCTATACTTTAAGCAACAGGAGTCATGCCAAAGGAAGTTGATGCATTGTAGGAGGGGATCGCCTGCTTGTAATCTGGAACTCATATTAAAAGATGGTTTTTAG
- the LOC141676502 gene encoding LOW QUALITY PROTEIN: F-box/LRR-repeat protein At3g59210-like (The sequence of the model RefSeq protein was modified relative to this genomic sequence to represent the inferred CDS: deleted 2 bases in 1 codon; substituted 2 bases at 2 genomic stop codons), protein MRSFVEFVERVLFFHDGMSIDKFRILSRSRVCDNHIYTWVSAVVPCHLKELQASTSVCQTDNPSVEMWQVDLPSSLFTCKTLTTLNLSGEFVLHLPTCVCLPVLKILHLNSVIYVDDVSIKMLISGCPVLEDLDIERHNWDGVQVIDIYSTTLKRFSMQFFLYDHVERCSNKISVSAPNLVYLKLADNMAVKYSVSNIPSLVEAQIGIYNYNSPHSLELVKEVTHVKVLQLSGKILEVATXHFSLXQINKMVHFPIWFFTKRMLLTCTDLLQFMESSKNYEMPMFHNLARLELGANKEAGWDLLAPLLESTPNLKVLVFPRGLVKRISSPKKPYFEFEWYPPESVPGCLLLSLETIIIHDFFGKNCEIDLVELLSFAESIN, encoded by the exons ATGAGATCCTTTGTGGAATTTGTTGAACGGGTACTGTTTTTTCATGATGGTATGTCTATTGATAAATTTCGTATATTGTCAAGATCCAGAGTTTGTGATAATCATATTTATACGTGGGTATCTGCTGTGGTACCATGTCACCTAAAAGAACTTCAAGCTTCCACATCAGTTTGTCAAACAGATAATCCTTCAGTGGAAATGTGGCAAGTTGATTTGCCTTCGAGTCTATTTACATGCAAGACGTTGACCACTTTAAATTTAAGTGGGGAATTTGTGCTACATCTTCCAACTTGTGTATGCCTTCCAGTGCTTAAGATCCTGCATCTAAATTCGGTCATATATGTAGATGATGTTTCCATAAAAATGCTAATTTCTGGTTGCCCTGTACTTGAGGATTTGGATATAGAGAGACACAATTGGGATGGTGTTCAGGTCATTGATATATATTCTACCACTTTGAAAAGATTTTCCATGCAGTTCTTTTTGTATGATCATGTCGAAAGATGCTCAAACAAGATCTCTGTCAGTGCCCCCAATCTTGTGTATCTAAAACTGGCAGATAATATGGCGGTGAAGTACTCAGTGAGTAATATACCCTCTCTGGTTGAAGCACAAATTGGCATCTATAACTATAACTCTCCTCATTCACTTGAGCTTGTTAAAGAAGTTACTCATGTTAAGGTATTGCAGTTGTCCGGAAAGATTTTGGAGGTAGCAACTTGACATTTTTC ATTGTAACAAATTAACAAGATGGTCCATTTTCCTATTTGGTTTTTTACCAAAAGAATGCTCTTAACTTGTACTGATCTCTTACAATTCATGGAatcttctaaaaattatgaaatgcCCATGTTCCACAATCTTGCACGCTTGGAGTTGGGGGCTAACAAAGAAGCTGGATGGGATTTACTAGCGCCGTTGCTTGAAAGTACACCAAATCTAAAAGTTCTCGTCTTTCCGAGG GGGCTTGTGAAACGTATAAGTTCACCTAAGAAGCCGTACTTTGAATTTGAATGGTATCCACCGGAAAGTGTGCCCGGGTGTTTGCTGCTGTCTCTTGAGACGATCATTATACATGACTTTTTTGGGAAAAATTGTGAGATAGATTTGGTGGAGTTGTTGAGTTTTGCGGagtctattaattaa
- the LOC141680403 gene encoding uncharacterized protein LOC141680403, with protein sequence MLPIEVGSSSHRAIKFDEIANEEGLKTNMELIDEVRDQAIAGMKKYNEKMKEHFSKRSRVKNFQVGDLVLRDTEASDPTNTGKSMPKWEGPYKVKEVLRPGTDKVMNMDEFEVSNTWHSLRLQKFYR encoded by the coding sequence ATGCTGCCAATAGAAGTGGGATCCTCTTCTCATCGAGCAATAAAATTTGATGAAATAGCTAATGAGGAGGGGCTCAAGACAAACATGGAACTCATTGATGAAGTCCGGGACCAAGCTATAGCAGGGATGAAAAAATACAACGAGAAGATGAAGGAGCACTTCAGCAAAAGGTCCAgggtcaaaaactttcaagttggagacctggtaCTTCGAGACACAGAGGCCTCAGATCCTACCAACACTGGAAAGTCGATGCCTAAGTGGGAGGGGCCATACAAGGTGAAAGAAGTCTTAAGACCAGGGACTGACAAGGTAATGAATATGGATGAATTTGAGGTTTCCAACACCTGGCATAGTCTCAGGCTTCAAAAGTTCTACCGGTAA